In Pseudomonas oryzicola, one DNA window encodes the following:
- a CDS encoding ABC transporter ATP-binding protein — MSEQNLIEVRDLAVEFVTGEQVNRVVDGISFDIRKGETLALVGESGSGKSVTAHSILRLLPYPLARHPSGSIRFEGKDLLQQNEKSLQRIRGNRIAMIFQEPMTSLNPLHCIEKQINEILLLHKGLTGKEATARTLELLEMVGIPEPRKRLKALPHELSGGQRQRVMIAMALANEPDLLIADEPTTALDVTVQLKILDLLKELQARLGMALLLISHDLNLVRRIAHRVCVMQRGQIVEQAECTRLFSAPQHHYTQMLINAEPSGLPAHNPVGAPLLEVNDLKVWFPIKKGLLRRTVDHVKAVDGVNFSLPQGQTLGIVGESGSGKSTLGLAILRLIASQGGIRFHGQQLECLNQKAVRPLRREMQVVFQDPFGSLSPRMCVEDIVGEGLRIHKIGTAQEQEAAIIAALEEVGLDPRTRHRYPHEFSGGQRQRIAIARALVLKPALILLDEPTSALDRTVQRQVVELLRNLQQKYNLTYLFISHDLAVVKALSHQLMVIKHGQVVEQGDAQAIFHAPQHPYTRQLLEAAFLEVEAS; from the coding sequence ATGAGTGAACAGAACCTGATCGAAGTGCGCGACCTGGCGGTGGAGTTCGTCACCGGGGAGCAGGTCAACCGCGTGGTGGATGGCATCAGCTTCGATATCCGCAAGGGCGAGACGCTGGCCCTGGTCGGCGAAAGCGGCTCGGGCAAGTCGGTGACCGCGCACTCGATCCTGCGCCTGCTGCCCTACCCCCTCGCCCGGCACCCCAGCGGCAGCATCCGCTTCGAGGGCAAGGACCTCCTGCAGCAGAACGAGAAGAGCCTGCAACGCATCCGCGGCAACCGCATTGCGATGATCTTCCAGGAGCCGATGACCTCGCTGAACCCGTTGCATTGCATCGAGAAGCAGATCAACGAGATTCTCCTGCTGCACAAGGGCCTGACCGGCAAGGAAGCGACTGCACGTACGCTGGAGCTGCTGGAAATGGTCGGCATCCCCGAGCCGCGCAAGCGCTTGAAAGCCCTGCCGCATGAACTGTCGGGCGGGCAGCGCCAGCGGGTGATGATCGCCATGGCGCTGGCCAACGAACCCGACCTGCTGATTGCCGACGAACCGACCACGGCGCTGGATGTGACCGTGCAGTTGAAGATCCTCGACCTGCTCAAGGAGCTCCAGGCGCGCCTGGGCATGGCCCTGCTGCTGATCAGCCACGACCTCAACCTGGTGCGGCGCATCGCCCATCGGGTGTGCGTGATGCAACGCGGGCAGATCGTCGAGCAGGCTGAATGCACCAGGTTGTTCAGCGCCCCGCAGCACCACTACACGCAAATGCTGATCAATGCCGAGCCCAGCGGGCTGCCAGCGCACAACCCGGTGGGCGCGCCATTACTGGAGGTGAATGACCTGAAGGTGTGGTTCCCGATCAAGAAGGGCTTGCTGCGGCGCACGGTCGACCATGTGAAGGCAGTGGACGGCGTCAACTTCAGCCTGCCGCAGGGGCAGACGCTGGGGATTGTCGGCGAATCCGGGTCGGGCAAGTCGACGCTGGGCCTGGCGATCCTGCGGCTGATTGCCAGCCAGGGCGGGATTCGCTTCCACGGGCAACAGCTCGAATGCCTGAACCAGAAAGCGGTACGGCCATTGCGCCGGGAAATGCAGGTGGTGTTCCAGGACCCGTTCGGCAGCCTGAGCCCGCGCATGTGCGTGGAGGATATCGTTGGTGAAGGGCTGCGCATCCACAAGATCGGCACAGCGCAGGAGCAGGAAGCGGCGATCATCGCGGCGCTGGAGGAAGTCGGGCTGGACCCGCGCACCCGGCATCGCTACCCGCATGAGTTTTCCGGTGGGCAGCGCCAGCGCATTGCCATTGCCCGGGCCCTGGTCTTGAAGCCGGCGCTGATCCTGCTGGACGAGCCAACCTCGGCGCTGGACCGTACCGTGCAGCGGCAGGTGGTGGAACTGCTGCGCAATCTGCAGCAGAAGTACAACCTGACCTACCTGTTCATCAGCCATGACCTGGCGGTGGTCAAGGCGCTGAGCCACCAGTTGATGGTGATCAAGCATGGCCAGGTGGTGGAGCAAGGGGACGCGCAGGCGATCTTCCACGCGCCGCAGCATCCGTATACCCGGCAGTTGCTGGAGGCGGCGTTTCTGGAGGTGGAGGCGTCCTAG